A single region of the Nicotiana sylvestris chromosome 6, ASM39365v2, whole genome shotgun sequence genome encodes:
- the LOC104227357 gene encoding protein PLANT CADMIUM RESISTANCE 8 — translation MGRVEENNEIETPKPGESGEPVASQPPPQYQGVKDVQPPSPSQPIGAPWSTGLFDCHLNQINAVMTSFLPCVTFGQIAEVLDAGEMTCPLGTFIYLLMMPAVCSQWIMGSKYRTKLRQKYNLVEAPYSDIVSHIFCPCCSLCQEFRELQHRGLDPALGWNGIVAQQHYGNQQVNQAPQVQSMSK, via the exons ATGGGAAGAGTTGAAGAAAATAATGAAATAGAAACTCCTAAACCAGGTGAGAGTGGTGAACCAGTTGCCTCACAGCCTCCTCCACAGTACCAAGGAGTAAAGGATGTACAGCCGCCATCGCCATCACAACCAATTGGAGCTCCCTGGAGCACTGGCTTATTTGATTGTCATTTGAACCAGATTAATG CTGTTATGACATCATTCTTACCTTGTGTAACATTCGGACAGATAGCAGAAGTTCTCGATGCAGGAGAAATGA CATGTCCTTTGGGGACTTTCATATACTTGCTGATGATGCCTGCTGTTTGCTCTCAATGGATAATGGGCTCTAAGTATAGAACTAAGCTGAGACAGAAATATAATCTTGTTGAAGCTCCTTATTCAGACATAGTTTCCCACATATTCTGTCCATGTTGCTCTCTTTGTCAAGAGTTCAGAGAACTTCAACACAGGGGACTTGATCCTGCTCTAG GATGGAATGGTATAGTTGCTCAGCAGCATTATGGGAACCAACAAGTGAATCAAGCTCCCCAAGTACAATCCATGTCTAAGTAA